One window of the SAR202 cluster bacterium genome contains the following:
- a CDS encoding TlpA family protein disulfide reductase — protein sequence MTHRQWVILWVSLPLIALFGILGWALARSGANPGGLGVNSQFGEVAVASQPAPNLSMTTIDGSTIDLSALRGKVVMLDFWSSWCPPCRAEAPALSQVYEEYQGRPVEFVGIAIWDKDQAIRRFVNDFNVLYPNAIDPRGRAAILYGVRGIPEKFFIDAQGNVVKKLVGPINPDTLRRTLDELLATTAASSL from the coding sequence ATGACGCACCGCCAGTGGGTCATCCTCTGGGTCTCCCTACCCCTCATCGCCCTCTTCGGCATCCTCGGCTGGGCGCTAGCCCGCAGCGGCGCCAACCCCGGCGGCCTCGGCGTCAACTCCCAGTTCGGCGAAGTCGCCGTCGCCAGCCAGCCCGCCCCCAACCTCTCCATGACCACCATCGACGGCTCCACCATCGACCTCTCCGCCCTCCGGGGCAAAGTCGTCATGCTCGACTTCTGGTCCTCCTGGTGCCCGCCCTGCCGCGCCGAAGCCCCCGCCCTCTCCCAGGTCTACGAAGAATACCAGGGCCGCCCCGTCGAGTTCGTCGGCATCGCCATCTGGGACAAAGACCAAGCCATCCGTCGGTTTGTAAACGACTTCAATGTCCTATATCCCAACGCCATCGACCCTCGAGGCCGCGCCGCCATCCTCTACGGCGTCCGTGGCATCCCCGAAAAATTCTTCATCGATGCCCAGGGCAACGTAGTCAAAAAACTAGTCGGCCCCATCAACCCGGACACCCTCCGCCGCACCCTGGATGAGCTACTAGCCACAACCGCCGCCTCCAGTCTTTAG